The Miscanthus floridulus cultivar M001 chromosome 17, ASM1932011v1, whole genome shotgun sequence genome has a window encoding:
- the LOC136516624 gene encoding reticulon-like protein B1 isoform X1 produces MAEQHREESGASVLDKISDKLHGRGGGSSSDSDDERSSATAAVKAKIYRLFGREKPVHSVLGGGKPADLFLWRNKRISGGVLAGATAIWLLFEVMDYHLLTLLCHCLILTLAILFLWSNATTFINKSPPNIPEVKIPEDLAVNVARSLRYEINRGFATLREIGQGHDLKKFLIVIAGLWILSVLGSCCNFLTLSYIVFMVLYTVPVLYEKHEDKVDAFGEKAMVELKKYYAIFDEKCLSKIPKGPLKDKKQH; encoded by the exons ATGGCGGAGCAGCACAGGGAGGAGTCGGGCGCGTCAGTGCTGGACAAGATCTCGGACAAGCTCCACGGCCGCGGGGGCGGCTCGTCGTCGGACTCGGACGACGAGCGCTCGTCGGCGACGGCCGCCGTGAAGGCCAAGATCTACCGCCTCTTCGGCCGCGAGAAGCCCGTCCACTCCGTCCTCGGCGGCGGCAAGC CGGCCGATCTGTTTCTGTGGAGGAACAAGAGGATCTCTGGTGGGGTGCTCGCAGGTGCAACTGCCATCTGGCTGCTGTTTGAGGTTATGGATTACCACCTCCTCACCCTGCTATGCCACTGCCTCATCCTCACCCTGGCCATCCTGTTTCTCTGGTCCAATGCCACGACTTTCATCAACAA GTCTCCTCCTAACATCCCTGAGGTGAAGATCCCAGAGGACCTGGCTGTGAATGTTGCACGTTCCCTGAGATATGAGATCAACAGGGGGTTCGCTACCTTGAGGGAGATCGGCCAAGGCCATGACCTGAAGAAATTTCTGATT GTGATTGCAGGACTGTGGATCCTTTCTGTTCTTGGGAGCTGCTGCAATTTCCTCACCTTGTCTTACATAG TTTTTATGGTATTGTACACTGTGCCGGTCCTGTATGAGAAGCATGAGGATAAGGTTGATGCTTTTGGTGAGAAGGCcatggtcgagctgaagaagtaCTACGCCATTTTCGACGAGAAATGCCTATCAAAGATTCCGAAGGGCCCATTAAAAGACAAGAAGCAACATTAG
- the LOC136516624 gene encoding reticulon-like protein B1 isoform X2, with product MAEQHREESGASVLDKISDKLHGRGGGSSSDSDDERSSATAAVKAKIYRLFGREKPVHSVLGGGKPADLFLWRNKRISGGVLAGATAIWLLFEVMDYHLLTLLCHCLILTLAILFLWSNATTFIKSPPNIPEVKIPEDLAVNVARSLRYEINRGFATLREIGQGHDLKKFLIVIAGLWILSVLGSCCNFLTLSYIVFMVLYTVPVLYEKHEDKVDAFGEKAMVELKKYYAIFDEKCLSKIPKGPLKDKKQH from the exons ATGGCGGAGCAGCACAGGGAGGAGTCGGGCGCGTCAGTGCTGGACAAGATCTCGGACAAGCTCCACGGCCGCGGGGGCGGCTCGTCGTCGGACTCGGACGACGAGCGCTCGTCGGCGACGGCCGCCGTGAAGGCCAAGATCTACCGCCTCTTCGGCCGCGAGAAGCCCGTCCACTCCGTCCTCGGCGGCGGCAAGC CGGCCGATCTGTTTCTGTGGAGGAACAAGAGGATCTCTGGTGGGGTGCTCGCAGGTGCAACTGCCATCTGGCTGCTGTTTGAGGTTATGGATTACCACCTCCTCACCCTGCTATGCCACTGCCTCATCCTCACCCTGGCCATCCTGTTTCTCTGGTCCAATGCCACGACTTTCATCAA GTCTCCTCCTAACATCCCTGAGGTGAAGATCCCAGAGGACCTGGCTGTGAATGTTGCACGTTCCCTGAGATATGAGATCAACAGGGGGTTCGCTACCTTGAGGGAGATCGGCCAAGGCCATGACCTGAAGAAATTTCTGATT GTGATTGCAGGACTGTGGATCCTTTCTGTTCTTGGGAGCTGCTGCAATTTCCTCACCTTGTCTTACATAG TTTTTATGGTATTGTACACTGTGCCGGTCCTGTATGAGAAGCATGAGGATAAGGTTGATGCTTTTGGTGAGAAGGCcatggtcgagctgaagaagtaCTACGCCATTTTCGACGAGAAATGCCTATCAAAGATTCCGAAGGGCCCATTAAAAGACAAGAAGCAACATTAG
- the LOC136518198 gene encoding F-box protein At5g52880-like isoform X1: MPVRRRQPRRPETGAAERYREMRIGAALSRPWDYLTACGGLAALLCLGYADLPKAAQALVASDVLLAFRLLPDVQTGYAVSTANVLLQAVEVALPKQKKAQAVSEFKHSIIAHKRRARVQQNSGSPDIPQDILVHIFSFLDMHSLVAAGLVCWSSNSAANDNKLWKMNYSIFFGLSHLSCNNIPVSGVQYSMNSVSDYPTFSWKESFHSKYEECAS, from the exons ATGCCGGTGAGGCGGCGACAGCCGCGGCGGCCGGAGACGGGTGCGGCGGAGAGGTACAGGGAGATGAGGATCGGGGCTGCGCTGTCGCGGCCCTGGGACTATCTCACTGCCTGCGGCGGGCTTGCAGCGCTCCTGTGCCTCGGATACGCGGACCTCCCTAAGGCAGCCCAGGCGCTCGTTGCCTCCGACGTGCTGCTCGCGTTTCGCCTCCTTCCCGA TGTGCAGACAGGATATGCAGTAAGCACAGCTAATGTTCTTCTTCAAGCGGTAGAAGTTGCCCTACCAAAGCAAAAGAAGGCGCAGGCTGTTTCAGAGTTCAAGCACTCTATTATTGCACATAAAAGGCGTGCACGAGTCCAACAAAATTCAG GTTCACCAGACATACCACAAGATATACTTGTTCATATCTTCAGTTTCCTGGACATGCATTCTTTGGTAGCAGCAGGTCTTGTCTGCTg GTCTTCGAATTCAGCGGCAAATGACAACAAACTGTGGAAGATGAATTACTCGATTTTCTTTGGCCTCAGCCATTTGAGTTGCAACAACATTCCTGTATCTGGTGTGCAGTACAGCATGAATTCAGTGTCAGATTATCCAACCTTTAGCTGGAAGGAGTCCTTCCACAGCAAGTATGAAG AATGTGCATCATGA
- the LOC136518222 gene encoding zinc finger CCCH domain-containing protein 37-like has translation MVSREQHTHHSYEHLVLDPASLGVSWADPTAVEIPPQLLAALGEYLSAARGGDTDAEADDEFMMYEFKVRRCARARSHDWTACPYAHPGEAARRRDPRRVAYTGEPCPDFRHRPGAACPRGLACPFAHGTFELWLHPSRYRTRPCRAGAACRRRVCFFAHTAAELRAAAGAGTEDECLPLSLSPKSTLAPLWESPPVSPVEGQRRWVDAIDEPSSDADAEMEELMLAMRELSFRKAQASSAPVLPAVTEEDGPDLGWVSELVM, from the coding sequence ATGGTGAGCCGTGAGCAGCACACCCACCACAGCTACGAGCACCTGGTGCTCGACCCGGCGTCTCTGGGCGTGTCGTGGGCGGACCCAACCGCCGTGGAGATCCCGCCGCAGCTCCTCGCGGCGCTCGGGGAGTACCTCTCCGCCGCCCGCGGCGGAGATACGGACGCGGAGGCGGACGACGAGTTCATGATGTACGAGTTCAAGGTGCGGCGGTGCGCGCGCGCGCGGAGCCACGACTGGACGGCGTGCCCGTACGCGCACCCGGGCGAGGCCGCGCGGCGCCGGGACCCGCGCCGCGTCGCCTACACGGGGGAGCCGTGCCCGGACTTCCGGCACCGCCCGGGCGCCGCGTGCCCGCGGGGTCTCGCCTGCCCGTTCGCGCACGGCACCTTCGAGCTGTGGCTCCACCCGTCCCGCTACCGCACCCGCCCATGCCGCGCGGGCGCCGCCTGCCGACGCCGCGTCTGCTTCTTCGCGCACACCGCGGCCgagctccgcgccgccgccggcgccgggacCGAGGACGAGTGCTTGCCGCTCTCGCTCTCGCCCAAGTCGACCCTGGCGCCGCTCTGGGAGTCGCCCCCGGTGTCTCCCGTGGAGGGCCAACGGAGGTGGGTCGACGCCATCGACGAGCCGTCGTCGGACGCCGACGCCGAGATGGAGGAGCTGATGCTCGCAATGCGGGAGCTCAGCTTCAGGAAGGCCCAGGCGTCGTCGGCGCCGGTCCTGCCTGCGGTCACGGAGGAGGACGGGCCGGACTTGGGGTGGGTGTCGGAGCTGGTGATGTAG
- the LOC136518198 gene encoding F-box protein At5g52880-like isoform X2, protein MPVRRRQPRRPETGAAERYREMRIGAALSRPWDYLTACGGLAALLCLGYADLPKAAQALVASDVLLAFRLLPDVQTGYAVSTANVLLQAVEVALPKQKKAQAVSEFKHSIIAHKRRARVQQNSGSPDIPQDILVHIFSFLDMHSLVAAGLVCWSSNSAANDNKLWKMNYSIFFGLSHLSCNNIPVSGVQYSMNSVSDYPTFSWKESFHSKYED, encoded by the exons ATGCCGGTGAGGCGGCGACAGCCGCGGCGGCCGGAGACGGGTGCGGCGGAGAGGTACAGGGAGATGAGGATCGGGGCTGCGCTGTCGCGGCCCTGGGACTATCTCACTGCCTGCGGCGGGCTTGCAGCGCTCCTGTGCCTCGGATACGCGGACCTCCCTAAGGCAGCCCAGGCGCTCGTTGCCTCCGACGTGCTGCTCGCGTTTCGCCTCCTTCCCGA TGTGCAGACAGGATATGCAGTAAGCACAGCTAATGTTCTTCTTCAAGCGGTAGAAGTTGCCCTACCAAAGCAAAAGAAGGCGCAGGCTGTTTCAGAGTTCAAGCACTCTATTATTGCACATAAAAGGCGTGCACGAGTCCAACAAAATTCAG GTTCACCAGACATACCACAAGATATACTTGTTCATATCTTCAGTTTCCTGGACATGCATTCTTTGGTAGCAGCAGGTCTTGTCTGCTg GTCTTCGAATTCAGCGGCAAATGACAACAAACTGTGGAAGATGAATTACTCGATTTTCTTTGGCCTCAGCCATTTGAGTTGCAACAACATTCCTGTATCTGGTGTGCAGTACAGCATGAATTCAGTGTCAGATTATCCAACCTTTAGCTGGAAGGAGTCCTTCCACAGCAAGTATGAAG ATTGA